The following coding sequences lie in one Deltaproteobacteria bacterium genomic window:
- a CDS encoding sigma-70 family RNA polymerase sigma factor gives MNHEIRPTMHDQPESSPIDALLPSWRAFLGFVQRRVHDPALAEDLLQTAFVRSLERIDQLRDHESVVAWFYRMLRNAVIDHRRRDDTFARRLDELARALERAPEPAPDERAEICSCLLTLAHALPHDQATVLRRVDLEGAAVKDVAAEVGITPNAAGVRLFRARERLRRALAQCCGSCADGGCGDCSCDHPLPPS, from the coding sequence ATGAACCACGAGATCCGCCCCACGATGCACGATCAACCCGAGTCCTCGCCGATCGACGCGCTGCTGCCGAGCTGGCGCGCGTTCCTCGGGTTCGTGCAGCGCCGCGTGCACGACCCGGCGCTGGCCGAGGATCTCCTGCAGACGGCGTTCGTGCGCTCGCTCGAGCGCATCGATCAGCTGCGGGATCACGAGTCGGTGGTGGCGTGGTTCTACCGGATGCTGCGCAACGCGGTGATCGATCACCGCCGGCGCGACGACACCTTCGCGCGCAGGCTCGACGAGCTGGCGCGGGCGCTCGAGCGCGCGCCCGAGCCAGCACCCGACGAGCGCGCCGAGATCTGCAGCTGTCTGCTGACGCTCGCGCATGCGCTGCCCCACGATCAAGCCACGGTGCTGCGCCGCGTCGACCTCGAAGGCGCCGCGGTGAAGGACGTCGCGGCCGAGGTCGGCATCACGCCGAACGCGGCCGGCGTGCGCCTGTTCCGTGCGCGCGAACGCCTGCGCCGCGCGCTCGCGCAGTGCTGCGGCAGCTGTGCCGATGGTGGCTGTGGCGACTGCAGCTGCGATCATCCACTGCCACCGTCGTAA